The sequence below is a genomic window from Salinispira pacifica.
CGGACATATGCTTCATCCTGATCGGGACTGTATTGCTGGAGCCATTCAAAAATGCTCTCGTTCCCGGTGAAATAGCTGCCGTTATCTTTGGGAAAATAACTGTTGGTGATAGTACTTCCCCATTCCACCGAGCCTGAATCCGGCTCAACCACTCCCGCCAGAAGATCAAAGAACATGCTTTTATGCTGATTCAGAGGCCCTACCAGGGCAACCTTGTCCCCCCGATGAATGGAAATGTCCAGATTGCTGATTTCATTATCCCCGTCAATCTTCCGGCTCAATCCTCTGGCGTGCACCACTTCTTTCCCGCATTCCCGCTCCGCTTTGAAGGCAACGTATGGAAAGCGGCGGCTGGTTGCAGGAAGATCGTCAAGATTCAGCTTCTCCAGCATCTTCTTCCGGCTGGTGGCCTGCTTTGCCTTGCTTGCATTTGAACTGAATCGCTGAATAAAATCCTTCAGCTCCGCAGCCTTGTCTTCTGCCCGCCGTTTCTCATCCTTTTTCTGCTTTGCTACCAGCTGACTTGCCTGATACCAGAAATCATAGTTACCCACATACATCCGGATATGGCTGAAATCAATATCGCAAATGTGGGTACACACCTGGTTCAGGAAATGTCTGTCATGGCTCACAACGATAACGGCGTTTTCAAATTTGCTGAGGAAATCTTCGAGCCAGTTGATGGATTCAAGGTCCAGATGGTTGGTGGGCTCATCCAGCAGAAGCACGTCAGGATTGCCGAACAGGGCCTGAGCAAGCAGCACCCGTACTTTGGTGGGGCCGTCAAGATCCTTCATATCGCTGAAATGGAGATCCGTATCAATTCCCAGACCGGACAAAAGGATTCCCGCTTCGGATTCGGCTTCATATCCGCCCATTTCACCGAAAACTCCTTCAAGTTCGGCTACCCTCATCCCTTCATCCTCGGTCATATCCGCCTTGGAGTAGAGTTCCTCCCGTTCAATCATTACATCATAGAGGGGCCGGTTTCCCATGATCACCGTATTAATCACCGAATATTCATCATAGGCAAACTGGTCCTGTTTCAACACGGAGATTCGTGCTTTTTTATCGACACTCAGCTCGCCGCTGTAGTTTTCTATTTCACCGCTGAGGATTTTCAGAAATGT
It includes:
- a CDS encoding ABC-F family ATP-binding cassette domain-containing protein translates to MIQVSDLSLSFGTKPLFKEVNLKFTPGNCYGVIGANGAGKSTFLKILSGEIENYSGELSVDKKARISVLKQDQFAYDEYSVINTVIMGNRPLYDVMIEREELYSKADMTEDEGMRVAELEGVFGEMGGYEAESEAGILLSGLGIDTDLHFSDMKDLDGPTKVRVLLAQALFGNPDVLLLDEPTNHLDLESINWLEDFLSKFENAVIVVSHDRHFLNQVCTHICDIDFSHIRMYVGNYDFWYQASQLVAKQKKDEKRRAEDKAAELKDFIQRFSSNASKAKQATSRKKMLEKLNLDDLPATSRRFPYVAFKAERECGKEVVHARGLSRKIDGDNEISNLDISIHRGDKVALVGPLNQHKSMFFDLLAGVVEPDSGSVEWGSTITNSYFPKDNGSYFTGNESIFEWLQQYSPDQDEAYVRGFLGRMLFSGEDALKPVNVLSGGEKVRCMLSKMMLSGANVLMFNEPTNHLDLESITSLNNGLAAFEEVIIFNSHDHQFISSIANRIIEFTPSGVIDRMMPFEEYLKDERVRALRDEMWHGHQRVMI